A part of Tessaracoccus timonensis genomic DNA contains:
- the cobO gene encoding cob(I)yrinic acid a,c-diamide adenosyltransferase — MPTSKEPTTAELRRRPVVLVHTGEGKGKTTAAMGVALRTWAQGESVGVFQFVKSGKWRTGEHLALTTLAEAGGGAIEWETLGQGWSWIRTPFSEEQRAEAAAEGWRHIAEGIRNERHRLWVLDEFTYPMTWGWVDPGEVADVLRTRPGRQHVIITGRNCPDEIVEVADLVTEMVKVKHPFDKGQRGQAGIEW; from the coding sequence GTGCCAACGAGTAAAGAGCCCACCACTGCCGAGCTGCGACGCCGCCCCGTCGTGCTCGTGCACACTGGCGAGGGCAAGGGCAAGACGACGGCGGCCATGGGCGTGGCGCTGCGCACCTGGGCGCAGGGCGAGTCCGTGGGTGTGTTCCAGTTCGTGAAGTCGGGCAAGTGGCGCACCGGCGAGCACCTCGCGCTCACGACGTTGGCTGAGGCAGGCGGCGGAGCCATCGAGTGGGAAACTCTGGGCCAGGGCTGGTCTTGGATTCGCACCCCGTTCTCCGAGGAGCAGCGCGCGGAGGCCGCAGCCGAGGGCTGGCGGCACATCGCGGAGGGCATCCGCAACGAGCGTCACCGGCTGTGGGTGCTCGACGAGTTCACTTACCCGATGACCTGGGGCTGGGTGGATCCGGGGGAAGTCGCCGACGTGCTGCGCACCCGCCCTGGCCGCCAACACGTCATCATCACCGGGCGCAACTGCCCGGACGAAATCGTCGAGGTGGCCGACCTCGTCACGGAAATGGTGAAGGTCAAACACCCCTTTGATAAGGGGCAACGCGGACAGGCAGGCATCGAATGGTGA
- a CDS encoding cobyrinate a,c-diamide synthase — MVTLPRILVAAPASGHGKTMLSVGLMGALHRRGLVVAPAKVGPDYIDPGYHALATKRPSRNLDPVLCSPQLVPQLLLRGATVPTPADVAVIEGVMGLFDGRVGRHGEGSAAHVAQLTDTPVVLCADASRTSRTIAATVAGLAAFDPRVRVAGVIFNKVSSPRQRSEICDAMSHVDVPVLGFLPKDESVEAPSRHLGLVPAAERPDAAERLDGLFNLIEAHIDLDALLSLARTAPSLPHKAWDPTDVVHAPSARRPVVAVAGGRAFTFRYAETVELLEAGGCIVEEFDPTSSPHLPEGTAGLYLGGGFPEMHATELASNQSLLDDVRRAVADGVPTVAECAGMLYLGESLDGVPMAGALPLHAAMGKRLQMGYRDAVALVDSPLAAAGTQVVGHEHHRTAAQIESPTGWDFPGLHRDGVATSSVHASYLHVHWAGHPALAQRFITACHERNI; from the coding sequence ATGGTGACCCTTCCCCGGATACTGGTGGCCGCCCCGGCGTCGGGACACGGCAAGACGATGCTGAGCGTCGGCCTCATGGGTGCGCTGCACCGTCGCGGCCTGGTGGTGGCGCCGGCGAAGGTGGGCCCCGACTACATCGACCCCGGCTACCACGCGCTGGCCACGAAGCGCCCATCGCGCAACCTCGACCCAGTGCTGTGCTCGCCCCAGCTCGTCCCCCAGCTGCTGCTGCGCGGCGCCACCGTCCCCACACCCGCGGACGTGGCCGTCATCGAGGGCGTGATGGGGCTATTCGACGGCCGGGTCGGGCGTCACGGCGAGGGCTCTGCCGCGCACGTCGCCCAGCTCACCGACACCCCCGTCGTGCTGTGTGCAGACGCGTCGCGCACGTCGCGCACCATCGCCGCGACGGTGGCGGGCCTGGCCGCGTTTGATCCGCGAGTACGCGTAGCGGGAGTGATCTTCAACAAGGTGTCTTCACCACGGCAACGCTCTGAGATCTGCGATGCCATGAGCCACGTCGACGTGCCGGTGTTGGGTTTCCTACCCAAGGACGAGTCCGTCGAGGCCCCGTCGCGACATCTCGGGTTGGTGCCCGCAGCCGAGCGACCCGACGCCGCCGAGCGGCTCGACGGGCTCTTCAATCTCATCGAGGCCCACATCGATCTCGACGCCCTGCTCAGCCTCGCCCGCACCGCACCATCCCTTCCTCACAAGGCATGGGATCCCACTGACGTGGTGCACGCCCCCAGCGCGCGCAGGCCCGTCGTCGCAGTCGCGGGCGGGCGGGCGTTCACGTTCCGGTACGCCGAAACGGTGGAGTTGCTGGAAGCCGGCGGGTGCATCGTCGAAGAGTTTGATCCGACGTCGTCCCCGCACCTGCCCGAGGGCACCGCAGGGCTCTATTTGGGCGGGGGCTTCCCCGAGATGCACGCGACGGAGCTCGCCTCCAACCAGTCGCTGCTCGACGACGTGCGCCGCGCCGTGGCCGACGGGGTGCCCACCGTCGCCGAGTGCGCAGGCATGCTCTACCTGGGCGAATCCCTCGACGGTGTACCCATGGCGGGAGCGCTGCCGCTGCACGCGGCGATGGGTAAACGCTTGCAGATGGGGTATCGCGACGCGGTGGCCCTCGTCGATTCTCCCCTCGCTGCCGCCGGTACCCAGGTGGTGGGGCACGAACACCACCGCACTGCCGCGCAGATTGAGTCGCCAACAGGCTGGGACTTCCCCGGCCTGCATCGCGACGGCGTCGCCACCAGTTCGGTACACGCCAGCTATCTCCACGTGCATTGGGCAGGGCATCCGGCCTTAGCCCAGCGATTCATCACAGCCTGCCACGAAAGGAACATCTGA
- the cobA gene encoding uroporphyrinogen-III C-methyltransferase codes for MEFTPGTVTLVGGGPGDLDLLTVGGLRALRAADVVLYDRLAPLAALDECRDDCERIPVGKVPRGKFTPQSEINELLVEHARAGKVVVRLKGGDSFVFGRGGEEWQHCVAAGVPVQVIPGVTSSVAAPALAGIPVTHRALSRGFSVVSGHVPPGDERSDVNWDALAQTHTTLVILMGVKHLPEITSELRDAGLADDTPATVIEDAASDDMRVVHGTLATIAEVAVEADIRPPAITVIGAVAGEILTPHAE; via the coding sequence ATGGAATTCACGCCTGGAACGGTCACGCTCGTGGGCGGCGGCCCCGGAGACCTCGACCTGCTCACCGTCGGCGGGCTGCGCGCGCTGCGTGCCGCTGACGTCGTGCTCTACGACCGTCTCGCGCCGCTGGCTGCGCTCGACGAGTGCCGCGACGACTGCGAGCGCATTCCTGTGGGCAAGGTGCCGCGCGGTAAGTTCACTCCGCAGTCAGAGATCAACGAGCTGCTCGTCGAACACGCCCGCGCAGGCAAGGTGGTAGTGCGGTTGAAGGGCGGAGACTCCTTCGTCTTCGGCCGTGGCGGCGAGGAGTGGCAGCACTGCGTGGCTGCAGGCGTGCCCGTCCAGGTGATTCCCGGGGTGACGTCCAGCGTCGCTGCACCCGCGCTCGCCGGCATCCCGGTGACGCATCGCGCCTTGTCGCGCGGGTTCAGTGTCGTGTCCGGGCACGTACCCCCTGGCGATGAGCGATCCGACGTGAACTGGGATGCGCTCGCACAAACGCACACCACCCTCGTCATCCTCATGGGGGTGAAACACCTGCCGGAGATCACGTCGGAACTGCGCGACGCGGGCCTCGCGGACGACACCCCTGCCACCGTGATCGAGGATGCCGCTAGCGATGACATGCGCGTCGTGCACGGCACGCTCGCCACCATCGCGGAAGTAGCCGTAGAAGCCGACATCCGCCCACCGGCGATCACCGTCATCGGTGCCGTGGCGGGCGAGATTCTCACGCCGCACGCCGAGTAA
- a CDS encoding cobalt-precorrin-6A reductase, giving the protein MRILVLGGTAEGRAIAAAAVDAGFDVVSSLAGRTKQPVVPAGAVRVGGFGGAEGLAQFLRDEDIRAVINATHPFAAQMARNAVAASEVTGVPLIRLLRPSWAERDDNWIWVASHTEAAVVAAANGGTVFLTVGRQHSLEYADALAEHDVVCRVAFAGELPWPPKWHILEARGPFTLDDERTLLRQHRIGVLVTKDAGGDHTAAKLDAARELGVQVVMLRRPEVEGEVISSVDEAVGWLSVVTRRAA; this is encoded by the coding sequence ATGCGAATTCTGGTACTCGGCGGCACCGCGGAAGGCCGTGCCATTGCGGCGGCAGCGGTGGACGCTGGGTTTGATGTGGTGTCGTCGCTAGCAGGGCGCACGAAGCAGCCGGTGGTTCCGGCAGGGGCAGTGCGCGTCGGTGGCTTCGGAGGCGCGGAGGGGCTCGCGCAGTTCCTGCGTGACGAGGACATTCGCGCGGTTATCAATGCCACCCACCCCTTCGCCGCGCAGATGGCGCGTAATGCCGTGGCTGCCTCGGAAGTGACGGGCGTGCCGCTGATACGGCTACTCCGACCGAGCTGGGCGGAGCGCGACGACAACTGGATTTGGGTGGCGTCTCACACCGAAGCCGCCGTCGTGGCTGCCGCCAACGGCGGCACGGTGTTCCTCACCGTCGGGCGCCAGCACTCCCTCGAGTACGCTGACGCCCTAGCGGAACACGACGTGGTGTGCCGCGTGGCCTTCGCCGGGGAGCTTCCCTGGCCGCCGAAATGGCACATCCTGGAAGCCAGAGGGCCCTTCACCCTCGACGACGAACGCACCCTCCTGCGCCAACACCGGATAGGCGTGCTGGTCACCAAGGACGCGGGTGGCGACCACACCGCAGCCAAACTCGACGCCGCCCGCGAGCTGGGCGTGCAAGTGGTGATGCTGCGCCGCCCCGAGGTGGAAGGCGAGGTGATCAGCAGCGTCGACGAGGCCGTGGGCTGGCTCAGCGTCGTTACTCGGCGTGCGGCGTGA
- a CDS encoding endonuclease domain-containing protein, giving the protein MDEQLAHVLADEGVIDIRRYRHLRDRVRRAVQRGELVRVLPGVYAPDCSLPSRVLALQQWDPDAIVISATAAKATWWPDHPTDTVHASSRRQTRSSPVGFEIRRRDIPEELVIERSTIRYAAPPLAVLQMIPTDGAKAIDEALRRRAVRVGDLIGALRLIPGRDGNREAARLLIESRDEPWSYLERQGHQLLREAGIGGWKSNYLINLQDAIIFADVAWPGLKLIVEFDGWEFHRDYEQFVADRRRDAELVRRGWTVLRFTAPSMDTLIDIVKAVMARLRRA; this is encoded by the coding sequence ATGGACGAACAACTTGCTCATGTACTTGCCGATGAGGGCGTGATCGACATCCGCCGCTACCGCCATCTGCGTGACCGCGTGCGGCGTGCGGTGCAACGCGGGGAACTCGTGCGCGTGCTTCCGGGCGTCTACGCCCCCGACTGCTCCTTGCCCTCGCGGGTGCTCGCGCTCCAGCAGTGGGACCCCGACGCGATCGTGATTAGCGCAACTGCGGCGAAAGCAACATGGTGGCCCGACCACCCCACCGACACGGTGCACGCCAGCTCGCGACGCCAAACCCGATCCTCCCCGGTTGGGTTCGAGATTCGGCGGCGTGACATCCCCGAGGAACTCGTGATCGAGCGCTCAACGATTCGCTACGCGGCGCCTCCGCTGGCCGTATTGCAGATGATCCCCACGGATGGAGCCAAGGCCATCGACGAAGCGCTCAGGCGAAGAGCGGTGCGGGTGGGGGATCTCATCGGCGCCTTGCGCCTCATCCCTGGGCGCGACGGTAACCGGGAAGCAGCGCGGCTGCTGATCGAATCCAGAGACGAGCCCTGGTCGTATCTGGAACGGCAGGGGCATCAGCTCTTACGCGAGGCAGGGATCGGTGGATGGAAGAGTAACTACCTCATTAACCTGCAGGATGCAATCATCTTCGCGGACGTCGCTTGGCCTGGGCTCAAGCTCATCGTGGAGTTCGACGGTTGGGAGTTTCATCGAGATTACGAGCAGTTTGTGGCGGACCGCCGGCGGGATGCGGAGTTAGTGCGTAGGGGATGGACGGTGCTGCGCTTCACGGCCCCGAGCATGGACACGCTCATTGACATCGTGAAGGCCGTCATGGCGCGCCTTCGCCGCGCCTGA
- the dtd gene encoding D-aminoacyl-tRNA deacylase: MRIVVQRAKSGKVTVDGEVVGQLPSPGLVLLVGITHDDTPEIAAKLAKKLWTLRILDGEVSASDVGAPILAVSQFTLYADIRKGRRPSWSKAAPGPISGPLFERFVEELRALGAHVETGQFGAMMDVELVNDGPVTIWMDSDELR; the protein is encoded by the coding sequence ATGCGCATCGTGGTACAAAGAGCGAAGTCCGGCAAAGTCACCGTTGACGGCGAGGTGGTGGGCCAGCTCCCCTCCCCCGGATTGGTGCTGCTCGTGGGCATCACGCACGACGACACCCCCGAGATCGCCGCGAAGCTCGCCAAAAAACTGTGGACTCTGCGCATCCTCGATGGGGAAGTCTCCGCGAGCGATGTGGGCGCACCGATTCTGGCGGTGAGCCAGTTCACCCTCTACGCGGACATCCGCAAGGGCCGGCGCCCGTCCTGGTCGAAGGCCGCGCCGGGGCCGATCAGCGGCCCGCTGTTCGAGCGTTTCGTTGAGGAGTTGCGCGCCCTCGGCGCGCACGTCGAGACGGGACAGTTCGGCGCCATGATGGATGTGGAGCTCGTCAACGACGGCCCCGTCACCATCTGGATGGATTCCGACGAGCTGCGCTGA
- a CDS encoding YccF domain-containing protein, with protein MRTVLNIIWLVFGGIWLALAYFLVGLVSCLLIVTIPVGVAFMRMAAYVLWPFGKRVERKPSAGAFSTVINVIWFILLGWALALVHVVTALGQAVTIIGITNAVVSLKMIPVSCFPFGKRIVSA; from the coding sequence GTGCGTACTGTGTTGAACATCATCTGGCTCGTATTCGGCGGCATCTGGCTGGCGCTGGCTTATTTCCTGGTGGGCCTGGTCAGCTGTCTGTTGATCGTCACCATCCCCGTGGGGGTGGCGTTCATGCGGATGGCCGCGTATGTGTTGTGGCCGTTCGGGAAACGCGTCGAGAGGAAGCCGAGCGCTGGGGCGTTCTCTACCGTGATCAACGTGATCTGGTTCATCCTGCTGGGGTGGGCGCTCGCGCTGGTGCACGTGGTGACCGCGCTCGGTCAGGCGGTCACTATCATCGGCATCACCAACGCTGTGGTGAGCCTCAAGATGATTCCGGTGAGCTGCTTCCCCTTCGGCAAGCGCATCGTGAGCGCCTGA
- the trmB gene encoding tRNA (guanosine(46)-N7)-methyltransferase TrmB has product MTSARPHRDIVSFVRRSSRMNDSQRTALERHGSEFIVDVPTGELETSIADGASVDWAATFGREGELIVEIGSGTGDSLVPMAAGRPEANVVAFEVFERAVASTVGRLAREQVSNVRLVMADGAQGLRQLFADGSLAEVWTFFADPWHKARHHKRRLVSRGFGDVVAAKLRPGGCWRLATDWEDYALWMREQLDDHPLLRNVHDGWAPRLAERPITKYEARGLAAGRQVFDLTYERQP; this is encoded by the coding sequence GTGACTTCCGCCCGCCCCCACCGTGACATCGTGAGCTTCGTGCGCCGCAGCTCCCGCATGAATGATTCGCAGCGCACCGCATTGGAGCGCCACGGCAGCGAGTTCATCGTCGACGTGCCCACCGGCGAGCTGGAGACGTCCATCGCCGACGGCGCCAGCGTCGACTGGGCCGCGACGTTTGGGCGCGAGGGCGAGCTCATCGTCGAGATCGGCTCCGGCACCGGCGATTCCCTCGTCCCCATGGCTGCGGGGCGCCCGGAGGCGAACGTCGTCGCCTTCGAGGTGTTCGAGCGGGCGGTGGCGTCGACGGTGGGACGGCTCGCCCGCGAACAGGTGTCGAACGTGCGGCTCGTGATGGCCGACGGCGCCCAGGGCCTCCGGCAATTGTTCGCCGACGGCTCCCTCGCCGAGGTCTGGACGTTCTTCGCCGACCCGTGGCACAAGGCGCGTCACCACAAACGGCGGCTGGTCTCGCGTGGGTTTGGCGACGTGGTCGCGGCCAAACTGCGCCCTGGCGGGTGTTGGCGGCTGGCCACCGACTGGGAGGACTACGCGCTCTGGATGCGGGAACAGCTCGACGACCACCCGCTGCTGCGCAACGTGCACGACGGCTGGGCGCCACGGCTCGCTGAGCGCCCGATCACGAAGTACGAGGCGCGCGGGCTCGCCGCGGGCCGCCAGGTGTTCGACCTCACGTACGAGCGCCAGCCATGA
- the truA gene encoding tRNA pseudouridine(38-40) synthase TruA, translating into MRLRIDLAYDGHDFHGWAAQPGLRTVQGELETWIGKVLRSAEPSSLTVAGRTDAGVHARGQVCHLNVERPSPTICDDLRRRLRKVLPDDIVVRNVSPAPDGFDARFSAIWRRYSYRVLPADRVPDPLQRGHVVALRHGVDVELLNEAAPLLLGLRDFAPFCKPRDGATTIRELRELSAIQQGDGVVEIHLLADAFCHSMVRSLVGALLAVAGGARDETWLERVAAHPERHNEVLVMPAHGLVLEEIGYPPDDELAARAATARAVRSLEEPS; encoded by the coding sequence ATGAGGCTCCGCATCGACCTCGCCTACGACGGGCACGACTTCCACGGCTGGGCCGCGCAACCCGGCCTGCGCACGGTGCAAGGCGAGCTCGAAACATGGATTGGCAAGGTGCTCCGCAGCGCCGAGCCGTCGTCGCTCACCGTGGCCGGCCGCACCGACGCCGGCGTGCATGCCCGCGGGCAGGTGTGTCACCTCAACGTCGAACGCCCGTCCCCGACGATCTGCGACGACCTCCGCCGGCGTCTACGCAAGGTGCTGCCCGACGACATCGTCGTGCGCAACGTGTCGCCGGCGCCCGACGGCTTCGACGCGCGCTTCTCTGCCATCTGGCGCCGCTACTCGTACCGGGTGCTGCCCGCAGATCGGGTGCCCGACCCACTGCAGCGCGGCCACGTCGTCGCGCTGCGGCACGGCGTCGACGTCGAGCTCCTAAATGAGGCCGCTCCCCTGCTGCTCGGCCTGCGCGACTTCGCCCCCTTCTGCAAGCCTCGCGACGGCGCCACCACCATCCGCGAACTCCGCGAGCTGAGCGCCATCCAGCAGGGCGATGGCGTCGTCGAGATTCATCTGCTCGCCGACGCGTTTTGTCACTCGATGGTGCGCTCACTCGTCGGGGCACTGCTGGCAGTGGCCGGCGGGGCTCGCGACGAGACGTGGCTGGAGCGCGTCGCCGCGCACCCTGAGCGCCACAACGAGGTGCTCGTGATGCCCGCGCATGGGTTGGTGCTGGAAGAGATCGGATATCCGCCCGACGACGAACTCGCCGCCCGCGCGGCCACAGCCCGCGCCGTTCGATCCCTCGAGGAGCCCTCATGA
- a CDS encoding class I SAM-dependent methyltransferase → MSHYFETPDEPLVTRTIAATIFGNDLTFTTARGVFSGTRLDPGTSVLLREVDPPSEGHILDLGCGFGPIAVGLAVASPKVTVDAVDVNAHAITLTNMNAEAHGVADRGRAGTDADGPFDEMWSNPPIRIGKDALHALLLRWLPKLRPDGTAWMVVSKNLGGDSLARWLTDEGWPTEKMASAKGFRVLRTTWAGE, encoded by the coding sequence ATGAGTCACTATTTCGAGACCCCCGACGAGCCGCTCGTCACCCGCACCATTGCCGCCACCATCTTTGGCAACGACCTCACGTTCACGACGGCACGCGGGGTGTTCTCCGGAACCCGGCTGGACCCGGGCACGAGCGTGCTGTTGCGCGAGGTAGACCCACCGTCGGAGGGCCACATTCTGGATCTGGGCTGCGGGTTTGGCCCGATCGCGGTGGGGTTGGCCGTCGCGTCGCCGAAGGTCACCGTTGACGCGGTCGATGTGAATGCGCATGCCATAACGCTCACGAACATGAATGCGGAGGCGCACGGAGTGGCGGATCGGGGGCGGGCAGGGACGGATGCGGATGGCCCGTTCGACGAGATGTGGTCGAACCCGCCGATTCGGATCGGCAAGGACGCCCTCCACGCGCTGCTGCTCAGGTGGCTGCCGAAGCTGCGCCCTGACGGCACGGCCTGGATGGTGGTGAGCAAGAATCTGGGCGGCGATTCGCTTGCCAGGTGGCTCACCGACGAGGGGTGGCCGACGGAGAAAATGGCCTCTGCGAAGGGCTTCCGTGTGCTCAGAACCACTTGGGCGGGGGAATAA
- a CDS encoding superoxide dismutase, giving the protein MTYVLPDLDYDYGALAPHIAPEIMELHHSKHHATYVKGLNTALEQLAEAREKGELGTVNKLAKDVAFNLGGHVNHSVFWKNMSPDGGGEPEGALSDAITEGFGSFEGFKKQFNATALGIQGSGWAILALDTLGGQLLVHQLYDQQGNLPSSQVPLLQLDMWEHAFYLQYKNVKADYVDAWWNVVNWNDVASRLEKAKNAQAALA; this is encoded by the coding sequence ATGACCTACGTTCTTCCCGACCTCGACTACGACTACGGCGCACTCGCCCCCCACATCGCCCCTGAAATCATGGAGCTGCACCACAGCAAGCACCATGCCACCTACGTCAAGGGCCTCAACACCGCGCTCGAGCAGCTCGCCGAGGCGCGCGAGAAGGGCGAGCTCGGCACCGTCAACAAGCTCGCCAAGGACGTCGCCTTCAACCTCGGCGGCCATGTGAACCACTCCGTGTTCTGGAAGAACATGTCCCCCGACGGTGGCGGCGAGCCCGAAGGCGCTCTCTCCGACGCCATCACCGAGGGCTTCGGCTCCTTCGAAGGCTTCAAGAAGCAGTTCAACGCCACGGCGCTCGGCATCCAGGGCTCCGGCTGGGCCATCCTCGCGCTCGACACCCTGGGCGGCCAGCTCCTCGTGCACCAGCTCTACGATCAGCAGGGCAACCTGCCGTCGTCGCAGGTGCCGCTGCTGCAGCTCGACATGTGGGAGCACGCCTTCTACCTGCAGTACAAGAACGTGAAAGCTGACTACGTCGACGCTTGGTGGAACGTCGTCAACTGGAACGACGTCGCCTCCCGCCTCGAGAAGGCCAAGAACGCGCAGGCTGCGCTCGCCTGA
- a CDS encoding ABC transporter ATP-binding protein, which yields MEAIEVRDLRFSYPMAAQTVLALDGVDLNLSQGEIVCLQGASGSGKSTLLACIAGLETPDSGTIRVADQEVTGMSAQQRTDLRLNTMGLVFQDHNLVAQFTARENIEIVLRCQGRDNPRGEAEELLDLVGIRDLSERLPTNMSGGQRQRVGIARALAGQRPFLLCDEPTGALDSANSSSLFDHLRALAHDHGIGCLVATHDPIAREYGDRVIEMQDGRVR from the coding sequence ATGGAGGCCATCGAGGTGCGGGACCTTCGGTTCTCGTACCCGATGGCCGCTCAAACTGTGCTCGCACTGGACGGGGTCGATCTGAATCTCTCCCAAGGTGAGATCGTCTGTCTGCAAGGTGCGAGCGGCTCAGGAAAGTCAACACTGTTGGCCTGTATTGCTGGTTTGGAGACACCGGATTCGGGGACTATCCGGGTAGCTGATCAAGAAGTCACCGGGATGTCCGCACAGCAGCGTACTGATCTTCGCCTGAACACTATGGGGTTGGTATTTCAAGATCATAATCTTGTGGCGCAGTTTACTGCGCGTGAAAATATTGAGATTGTGCTTCGATGTCAGGGCCGAGACAACCCCAGGGGAGAAGCCGAAGAGTTGCTTGATCTCGTGGGTATTCGGGATTTATCTGAACGGTTGCCGACGAATATGTCGGGCGGCCAGCGGCAGCGGGTAGGTATCGCTCGAGCTCTTGCTGGGCAGCGGCCATTTCTTCTCTGCGATGAGCCTACTGGTGCTTTAGATTCTGCCAATTCGAGTAGCTTGTTTGACCATCTGAGGGCGCTCGCTCATGACCATGGAATTGGTTGCTTAGTGGCTACTCATGATCCCATTGCGCGAGAGTATGGAGACAGGGTTATTGAGATGCAAGATGGGCGCGTGCGGTGA
- a CDS encoding transglutaminase domain-containing protein — protein MRKRTAMLGVAGVVGAAVGAVAAFAPAPTGRGETVESTAEAAASGGDEGIDLVNTAIRAVADAFPVHSAWHLWESPTTSLRHGRGRSPQYNTVLLLVLRRLGFDVRLVHAARVRGFSRPWFLSGHTWVKVCVDGRWLDTCASSASNKAGEINFVPLTEELPVFIRTRWALGLALTPFVVAIVWWAWLTGKPVPTWVYGERDEPRAH, from the coding sequence ATGCGTAAACGCACGGCAATGCTCGGTGTGGCTGGGGTAGTGGGTGCGGCGGTAGGCGCAGTGGCTGCCTTCGCGCCGGCACCGACTGGGCGGGGAGAGACCGTCGAATCCACCGCCGAGGCGGCTGCCTCCGGCGGGGATGAGGGCATCGACCTGGTGAACACGGCGATTCGCGCGGTTGCCGACGCCTTCCCTGTGCACTCGGCCTGGCATCTGTGGGAGTCGCCCACGACTTCGCTTCGCCACGGACGCGGGCGTTCCCCGCAATACAACACGGTGCTGCTGCTTGTGTTGCGACGATTGGGCTTCGACGTGCGCCTTGTGCACGCCGCGCGGGTGCGGGGCTTCTCCAGGCCCTGGTTCCTGAGCGGGCACACATGGGTGAAGGTATGCGTCGACGGCAGGTGGCTGGACACCTGCGCGTCGTCCGCGTCGAACAAGGCAGGCGAGATCAACTTCGTGCCGCTCACCGAGGAGCTGCCCGTGTTCATCCGCACGCGCTGGGCACTGGGACTTGCGCTGACCCCGTTCGTCGTCGCGATTGTGTGGTGGGCCTGGCTTACCGGGAAGCCGGTGCCCACGTGGGTGTATGGGGAACGCGACGAACCGCGCGCTCACTAA